From the genome of Devriesea agamarum, one region includes:
- a CDS encoding glycerophosphoryl diester phosphodiesterase membrane domain-containing protein: protein MLSFFRWLLPPSLPTSQLFRYQLITKLLTLILLGGGSVGAYALASHEGAITNATLLKFLTTPQGILFTLGLLTVVVIAAIAELGGFLVISARSLHDQPESTYRALLSYGIHQVPRLLGPGSLVVALYLAILVPLTQVGATLSIFENIKIPNFITAVIKDNPAYLAGYIVVLIVCATASFALIFTFPFIILGNMPVGQAILASLRLVKTSWTTILSAVILRMLALGSIITLTVFVWFGAVFTLIEILPDEAAWARILIVALWLVQQTVVVLAVMLIAPWTIYLVTHAYYRALSTDHRYEQYVSAVPHLTPKKHRSFLDQLLAHRYLTAGILLIGLIAPSVPLGLAFDSVFTPPRDIKVVGHRAGGFAAPENSLAGLRYAIDHRVPYVEIDIQRTADHHYVLNHDATFSRVAHDARTPQSMTLKQIKQLDISSARDGSERVPTLEEFLSAARGKTKVMIELKGATADQQMAQDAIQIAERMEMLDQVVIISLDYKLIQYVEAIRPDVDTGFLYFLAIGDAAALTGDFIILEEGDATDLRLLQLQIAGKRPIVWTVNTVASQQKFARKNVFGLITDNIQSLNTVLNEQLAEGTKDRMRRLFVEDLWR from the coding sequence GTGCTTTCATTTTTCCGCTGGCTTCTCCCCCCGTCGCTTCCCACATCGCAGCTCTTCCGGTATCAATTAATTACTAAATTACTTACGCTTATCCTGCTGGGCGGAGGCAGTGTCGGCGCCTACGCTCTAGCCAGTCACGAGGGAGCGATTACGAATGCGACTCTCCTCAAATTCCTTACTACTCCACAAGGAATACTCTTCACTCTTGGACTACTTACCGTCGTAGTCATTGCAGCGATTGCTGAGCTGGGCGGCTTCCTAGTGATCTCTGCACGCTCACTGCACGACCAACCTGAAAGTACGTACCGCGCACTTCTCTCCTATGGCATCCACCAAGTCCCACGCCTGCTTGGCCCCGGTTCACTCGTTGTCGCACTGTACCTGGCGATACTGGTCCCCCTAACGCAAGTCGGGGCCACTCTCAGCATTTTTGAGAATATTAAAATACCGAACTTTATTACTGCGGTCATTAAAGACAATCCCGCATATTTGGCGGGGTACATAGTAGTTTTAATTGTGTGCGCGACAGCTAGTTTCGCCCTCATATTCACATTTCCTTTTATTATCTTAGGTAATATGCCCGTTGGGCAGGCCATTCTTGCAAGTTTACGTCTGGTCAAAACATCGTGGACGACCATCCTCAGCGCCGTCATACTACGCATGCTCGCGCTCGGATCGATTATTACCCTCACCGTCTTCGTATGGTTTGGAGCTGTTTTCACCCTCATTGAGATTCTTCCCGATGAAGCAGCCTGGGCCCGCATTCTGATCGTTGCCCTATGGCTCGTTCAGCAAACTGTCGTTGTCCTCGCCGTCATGCTCATCGCACCGTGGACGATATATCTCGTAACCCATGCCTACTATCGGGCACTCAGCACCGATCACCGCTACGAACAGTACGTCTCAGCTGTACCGCACCTAACCCCTAAAAAACATCGGTCTTTCTTAGATCAACTTCTTGCCCATCGATATTTGACGGCAGGGATCCTCCTTATCGGCCTCATCGCCCCATCGGTCCCGCTTGGCCTCGCCTTCGACTCAGTGTTCACACCTCCTCGCGACATTAAGGTGGTTGGACATCGCGCCGGAGGTTTCGCAGCTCCCGAAAACTCTCTAGCGGGGCTTCGCTACGCGATCGATCACCGGGTTCCCTACGTCGAGATCGATATTCAGCGCACCGCCGACCACCATTATGTGCTCAACCACGACGCAACCTTTTCTCGGGTTGCCCACGACGCTCGCACCCCACAGAGCATGACTCTCAAACAGATCAAGCAGTTAGACATCTCATCTGCCCGCGATGGATCTGAACGAGTTCCCACACTCGAGGAATTCTTATCTGCTGCCCGCGGGAAAACTAAAGTCATGATTGAGCTCAAAGGGGCCACCGCCGATCAGCAGATGGCCCAGGATGCGATTCAAATCGCGGAGCGCATGGAGATGTTGGATCAGGTCGTGATTATCTCCCTTGACTACAAGCTCATCCAGTACGTTGAGGCAATCCGACCCGACGTCGACACCGGGTTCCTGTACTTCCTGGCCATTGGAGATGCGGCTGCTTTAACCGGCGATTTCATAATCCTCGAAGAAGGGGATGCCACAGATCTGCGGCTGCTCCAACTTCAGATCGCAGGTAAACGACCAATCGTCTGGACCGTCAACACTGTGGCTTCACAGCAAAAGTTCGCGAGGAAAAATGTGTTTGGCCTGATCACAGACAATATCCAGTCACTTAATACGGTGCTCAACGAGCAGCTGGCCGAAGGCACAAAAGACAGAATGCGCCGACTCTTCGTGGAGGATCTTTGGCGATGA
- the rph gene encoding ribonuclease PH encodes MTTTASSAPRIDGRMAGDLRQVRITRGWLDHAEGSVLVEFGRTRVLCAASFTEGVPRWKKGSGTGWVTAEYAMLPRATNTRGDRESVRGKIGGRTHEISRLIGRSLRAVVDLKALGENTIQLDCDVLQADGGTRTAAITGAYVALADAISWGKRHSSVPAAREVLTDSVSAVSVGVVDGRCVLDLEYREDVAAGTDMNVVVTGSGGFVEVQGTAEGAPFSKAELDQLLDLAVSGCRRLADIQRDALATAL; translated from the coding sequence ATGACTACCACTGCCAGTTCTGCTCCGCGGATTGATGGACGCATGGCCGGCGATCTGCGTCAGGTGCGCATTACCCGCGGATGGCTCGATCACGCTGAAGGCAGTGTGCTCGTGGAATTTGGGCGCACGCGGGTGCTGTGCGCCGCGTCCTTCACCGAGGGCGTGCCGCGCTGGAAAAAGGGGAGCGGTACCGGGTGGGTGACAGCCGAATACGCGATGCTTCCGCGCGCAACCAACACTCGCGGCGATCGCGAGTCGGTGCGCGGGAAAATCGGCGGACGCACTCACGAGATCTCGCGTCTGATTGGCCGCTCTCTGCGAGCGGTCGTCGATCTTAAAGCGTTGGGTGAGAACACTATCCAATTGGATTGCGATGTGCTTCAGGCCGACGGTGGCACGCGCACCGCGGCGATTACCGGGGCTTATGTGGCGTTGGCGGACGCTATTTCCTGGGGTAAACGCCACAGCTCCGTTCCCGCTGCCCGCGAGGTCCTGACGGATTCGGTGAGTGCCGTCAGCGTGGGAGTTGTGGATGGCCGGTGTGTTCTTGACCTCGAGTACCGTGAGGATGTCGCCGCTGGCACAGACATGAATGTGGTGGTCACCGGTTCAGGCGGTTTTGTTGAGGTGCAGGGAACTGCGGAAGGCGCGCCTTTTTCTAAGGCTGAGCTAGACCAGCTGCTTGATCTAGCGGTCAGCGGATGCCGGAGGCTAGCCGATATTCAGCGAGATGCCTTGGCGACTGCTCTATGA
- a CDS encoding MBL fold metallo-hydrolase: protein MRVTIIGCAGSYAGPHSPASSYLFHHRDAAGKKWNVLFDIGNGALGTLQRVLDPGALDAVVISHLHPDHFLDLAGLEVFRAYYPGRVMPQLPVYAPSDLRQRFLAVTGNDSDCPVGARSAPFAFNPLAEGQQLHIGPFRLTVRRVNHPVEAYGFRVETDQPGDGFACVAYSGDTDSCPALVDLARDVDLFLCEAGYLEGRDDAISNVHLTGRRAGQAAQAAGAKRLVLTHIPAWTDPELTRREAAAVYDGPLELAVSGAELHPDS, encoded by the coding sequence ATGAGAGTCACCATTATTGGCTGCGCGGGCAGTTATGCGGGCCCGCACTCCCCGGCTTCCAGCTATCTTTTCCATCACCGCGACGCGGCTGGCAAGAAATGGAACGTGTTGTTCGACATCGGCAACGGTGCCTTAGGCACGTTGCAACGGGTGCTGGATCCGGGCGCACTGGATGCGGTCGTGATTTCGCATCTTCACCCCGATCATTTCCTGGACTTAGCGGGGCTGGAAGTGTTCCGGGCCTATTATCCGGGCCGTGTGATGCCTCAGCTGCCGGTGTATGCCCCCTCTGACCTGCGACAGCGTTTCTTAGCGGTGACCGGGAACGACAGTGATTGCCCGGTTGGTGCTCGTAGCGCCCCGTTTGCGTTTAACCCTCTTGCCGAAGGCCAGCAGCTACACATTGGTCCGTTCAGGCTGACGGTACGCCGTGTGAATCATCCGGTGGAGGCCTACGGATTCCGGGTCGAGACGGATCAGCCGGGTGACGGTTTCGCATGCGTTGCCTATTCGGGCGACACCGACTCGTGTCCTGCATTAGTGGATCTCGCCAGGGATGTCGATCTCTTCCTGTGCGAAGCCGGATACCTAGAAGGGCGCGATGATGCCATTTCCAACGTGCATCTGACCGGACGGCGCGCGGGCCAGGCAGCCCAGGCCGCAGGAGCCAAACGCCTTGTGCTTACCCACATCCCTGCGTGGACCGATCCGGAGTTGACGCGGCGCGAAGCTGCAGCTGTCTATGACGGGCCATTAGAGTTGGCAGTCTCAGGCGCTGAATTACATCCTGACTCTTAG
- a CDS encoding DUF4916 domain-containing protein, which produces MSRTAIDAQGSWFEPEEIDHLRTLLPMLYVDIVPVRTDTDGTLTEVGLLLRASGDGRIVRSIVSGRVLVHESLREAIDRHIEKDLGPMALPSLPVSPMPFTIAEYFPTPGRSPFTDTRQHAVSLAYIVPIAGDCGPQEDALEIAWFRVPDLLASDVLLEMEGGHDVIVQRALSHAGVA; this is translated from the coding sequence ATGAGCCGCACTGCAATCGACGCCCAGGGATCGTGGTTCGAGCCTGAGGAGATTGACCACCTGCGCACGCTTTTGCCCATGCTCTACGTGGATATCGTGCCCGTGCGCACTGATACCGACGGGACTCTAACCGAGGTCGGGTTGCTCCTGAGAGCCTCTGGCGATGGCCGAATTGTGCGATCCATCGTGTCAGGTCGTGTACTTGTCCACGAATCGCTGCGCGAAGCGATTGATCGCCACATCGAAAAAGATCTCGGACCCATGGCGCTGCCCTCACTGCCAGTGTCCCCGATGCCCTTCACGATCGCTGAGTACTTCCCCACCCCAGGTCGCTCTCCATTTACTGATACGCGTCAGCATGCGGTGTCACTGGCCTACATCGTGCCAATCGCCGGGGACTGCGGTCCGCAAGAAGATGCCCTGGAAATCGCGTGGTTCCGGGTGCCTGATCTGCTGGCCTCCGACGTCCTATTGGAAATGGAAGGTGGACACGACGTCATCGTACAGCGGGCTCTCTCGCACGCAGGCGTGGCCTAG
- the rdgB gene encoding RdgB/HAM1 family non-canonical purine NTP pyrophosphatase gives MNDAHTSQLGSRRGCTGPRSPRIVLATHNAKKLRELERVLAEHLGDEARGLVVSSADLALPDVVEDGLTFADNAVLKARAAAHHSGLLAVADDSGLIVDVLGAAPGILSARWAGRHGDDTANNALLLAQLADIAPEHRGARFMCAAALAWPDGRAHVEIGEMRGTLLSAPRGAGGFGYDPLFVPEDPSAEGRTCAELTPQEKDQISHRGRALRALVGIVVSALREGPGL, from the coding sequence ATGAATGACGCACACACCAGTCAGCTCGGTTCACGCCGAGGATGCACTGGGCCTCGTTCCCCCCGTATCGTTCTAGCCACCCACAACGCTAAAAAATTGCGTGAACTGGAACGTGTCTTAGCCGAACACTTAGGTGATGAGGCCAGAGGCCTGGTGGTGTCATCAGCCGACTTAGCCCTGCCGGATGTTGTCGAGGATGGGTTAACGTTCGCTGATAACGCGGTCTTAAAAGCTCGCGCTGCCGCGCACCACAGCGGATTGTTGGCCGTGGCTGATGACTCCGGTTTAATCGTGGATGTGCTCGGCGCAGCCCCCGGTATTCTTTCTGCTCGGTGGGCAGGCAGGCATGGTGACGATACTGCGAATAATGCGCTCTTGCTTGCCCAACTGGCAGATATAGCGCCGGAGCATCGAGGTGCCCGCTTTATGTGCGCGGCGGCTTTGGCATGGCCCGATGGGCGCGCCCACGTGGAGATCGGGGAAATGCGCGGCACTTTGCTCTCGGCTCCTCGTGGCGCAGGCGGGTTCGGTTATGATCCCTTGTTTGTTCCGGAGGATCCCAGCGCGGAGGGTCGTACCTGCGCGGAGCTCACGCCGCAGGAGAAAGACCAGATTTCTCATCGCGGACGAGCGCTGCGGGCGCTTGTCGGCATCGTGGTGTCTGCTCTGCGGGAAGGACCCGGGCTTTAA
- a CDS encoding histidine phosphatase family protein — protein MTLFGLVRHGQTDYNANNLFQGSSDIPLNTAGIAQAHRALEQVPDLSWDIVVSSPLSRAEQTARIIADDHSIPFTGTDPRLREIDWGLAEGQPVSTMLATYPNRNFPGVEDSQAVADRGFEALSELASRFPDSKVLVVAHGTLIRFLISGIIGHGLPSLPNCALSQIAVNDRTWSVTMIAGTPWNHTVCIPAEADSVRFTILPSFIHPANSMPSPPVTSD, from the coding sequence ATGACCCTATTTGGCCTGGTCCGGCACGGACAAACGGACTACAACGCGAACAACCTGTTTCAGGGATCGTCAGATATTCCCTTGAACACAGCGGGAATCGCTCAGGCCCACCGAGCGCTGGAACAGGTGCCCGATCTGTCGTGGGACATCGTGGTGTCCTCACCACTCTCCCGGGCTGAACAAACCGCCCGAATTATCGCCGACGACCACAGCATTCCGTTTACCGGAACGGATCCGAGGTTGCGCGAAATTGACTGGGGACTGGCTGAAGGTCAACCCGTCAGCACCATGCTGGCGACCTACCCCAACCGGAATTTCCCGGGAGTGGAGGACTCACAGGCCGTTGCTGACCGTGGATTTGAGGCGTTATCTGAACTCGCCAGTCGTTTCCCTGATAGCAAGGTGCTGGTGGTTGCACATGGAACGCTAATCCGATTCCTGATCTCCGGAATTATCGGGCATGGCTTACCATCGCTACCTAACTGCGCACTGTCGCAGATCGCCGTCAACGATCGCACCTGGAGCGTCACCATGATCGCAGGCACGCCATGGAACCACACCGTGTGTATTCCCGCCGAGGCCGATTCCGTGCGCTTCACAATCTTGCCGTCCTTTATTCACCCAGCCAACTCCATGCCATCGCCGCCAGTAACCAGTGACTAG
- a CDS encoding GroES family chaperonin, with amino-acid sequence MLHDRILVDLENEPGERRSSAGILIPATASMGKRLSWAKVVAAGVSVRQVKVSDRVLFDPADRAEVEIQGHDYVLLRERDLHAVHTEGDSSDGTGLYL; translated from the coding sequence ATGCTGCATGACCGGATCCTGGTTGATCTCGAAAATGAACCGGGGGAGCGCCGTTCATCCGCGGGAATTTTGATTCCTGCAACCGCCTCGATGGGGAAACGATTGTCGTGGGCCAAAGTGGTCGCAGCTGGGGTAAGTGTTCGGCAGGTAAAGGTGTCTGATCGGGTTCTCTTTGATCCAGCTGATCGGGCCGAGGTGGAAATCCAAGGCCACGACTATGTGCTGCTGCGTGAGAGGGACCTTCACGCTGTACACACTGAGGGTGACAGTTCTGACGGGACTGGCCTGTATCTGTAG
- a CDS encoding DUF1540 domain-containing protein, which produces MTVIDMPRVSECTVSGCSYNHDGCHAFAVTVGQDAHCATFIPLNVKGGLNKVVSQVGACQRTSCTHNEDLACAADSIRVGAGGHDADCLSYEAR; this is translated from the coding sequence ATGACTGTCATCGACATGCCGCGCGTCTCCGAATGCACCGTATCCGGATGCTCCTACAACCACGATGGTTGCCACGCATTCGCCGTGACCGTAGGGCAGGACGCCCACTGCGCAACCTTTATTCCGCTCAATGTGAAGGGCGGCCTCAACAAGGTCGTCTCCCAGGTGGGAGCCTGCCAGCGCACCTCCTGCACGCACAACGAAGATCTCGCATGCGCCGCCGACAGCATCCGTGTGGGTGCGGGTGGCCATGACGCAGATTGCCTATCCTACGAGGCCCGCTGA
- a CDS encoding DUF3618 domain-containing protein yields the protein MAKDKGASLEEMDREATRRQDNLARDIDELLDRLNPKNAAVRWKNEAVASVKGFFVADDGKASASRVAAVAGGVIGGVVLIAGTVALKNKRMREK from the coding sequence GTGGCCAAGGATAAGGGCGCGAGCCTGGAAGAGATGGATCGTGAGGCGACACGTCGGCAGGACAACCTCGCGCGCGATATCGATGAACTGCTTGATCGTCTGAACCCGAAGAACGCTGCCGTTCGGTGGAAAAACGAAGCGGTGGCGAGCGTCAAGGGTTTTTTCGTCGCCGATGACGGGAAGGCATCTGCTTCGCGGGTTGCTGCGGTGGCAGGTGGCGTTATCGGCGGTGTGGTTTTGATTGCTGGCACAGTGGCGTTGAAAAACAAGCGAATGCGAGAGAAGTGA